Proteins encoded by one window of Candidatus Sumerlaea chitinivorans:
- a CDS encoding SSU ribosomal protein S6p: MPNYELVVIYDPFLQDADYAAELERLKELISRRGGEVSNVDVWGRRRLAYPISKKLEGYYVVASFSGNIPGKDLADVQRTLRLNENVLRVMLTRMPEIKKSKAKKAEKPAKVEVETRSAGDAGAAAFGSAE; this comes from the coding sequence GTGCCGAATTACGAACTCGTTGTCATATACGACCCATTTCTCCAAGATGCGGACTATGCAGCCGAGCTTGAGCGTTTGAAGGAACTCATCTCTCGGCGTGGTGGCGAAGTCAGCAACGTGGATGTGTGGGGGCGTCGTCGCCTTGCGTATCCGATTTCCAAGAAGCTTGAAGGCTACTACGTGGTTGCCTCCTTCAGCGGGAATATCCCCGGCAAGGATTTGGCAGACGTTCAGCGTACTCTGCGCTTGAACGAAAACGTTCTGCGGGTGATGCTCACTCGCATGCCGGAGATTAAGAAGTCGAAGGCCAAGAAAGCAGAGAAGCCGGCAAAGGTTGAAGTAGAAACCCGCTCGGCAGGCGACGCTGGGGCCGCGGCTTTTGGCTCCGCAGAATAA
- a CDS encoding O-antigen polymerase: MSENPVEKLWRALSSRTSQRLVARLGLLSLMTIVLCAPYAIPAIWDQIRTLWGATGTSYYLLKPVENQTFFIQFAMVAIGLPYVLWRAWVLPTRLARNSILWFATLFLAVQAYSLLAAPNPGHAFRAFLLPLCCFLAFLLVQSLSASPRQLERIFLVAVIGAVPAALYAILQSAGYEFLPYAPLPTETALEDMAGKQKISSTFGHPNYMGSFLAPLLYWALFFVFEMSRKWLKWLVGISGALILVALILSGARGPWLGIIGAALPYYVLLALSPRYRRQLLFAGGVGLFLIVVILTVPLPFLKFQFNLLERLAASREVNVRFYYWLIALEMLRAKPWFGVGYGQYNVLFWNYVDFLQSRKGSEVYQYILAEQIRGVSPGYVHNDWLQFATESGVVGLAVWCALWAALLAQSWETARRAANKPRVHLMAATFLASFAVIGLDGLFNFPLHIPVSMFFFWLSLGVWIVFRAQVGQEHQFLVVTEEPRTVQIEALRDVPRIGQSKPRVRLKRVKR; encoded by the coding sequence GTGAGCGAGAATCCGGTAGAGAAGCTGTGGCGGGCGTTGTCGAGCCGAACGTCTCAACGTCTGGTGGCAAGGTTAGGTTTGTTGTCGCTCATGACAATTGTTTTGTGTGCTCCGTATGCTATCCCTGCTATCTGGGACCAAATTCGCACGCTGTGGGGCGCGACAGGAACCAGCTATTATCTGCTCAAACCTGTCGAAAATCAAACCTTCTTCATCCAGTTCGCCATGGTGGCAATTGGCCTCCCCTATGTGTTATGGCGAGCGTGGGTCCTGCCCACCCGGTTGGCGCGCAATTCCATCCTGTGGTTCGCAACGTTGTTCCTTGCAGTGCAGGCATACTCGCTACTTGCTGCCCCCAATCCGGGTCACGCATTCCGCGCTTTCCTTCTGCCCCTCTGTTGCTTTCTTGCGTTTTTGCTTGTTCAGTCCTTGAGTGCCTCGCCCCGTCAGCTGGAGCGAATTTTCCTCGTCGCAGTGATTGGCGCTGTACCCGCAGCGCTTTATGCGATCCTTCAAAGCGCCGGCTACGAGTTCCTCCCGTATGCCCCTCTCCCGACGGAGACCGCGCTTGAGGACATGGCAGGTAAGCAGAAAATCAGTTCGACTTTTGGCCACCCGAACTACATGGGTTCGTTTCTTGCCCCCTTGCTGTACTGGGCTCTTTTCTTCGTCTTCGAGATGAGCAGGAAATGGCTGAAGTGGCTCGTGGGGATAAGCGGAGCCCTCATTCTCGTGGCACTTATTCTGAGCGGAGCGCGTGGACCTTGGTTGGGCATCATCGGCGCCGCACTCCCATATTACGTCCTGCTGGCGCTTTCGCCGCGATACCGTCGCCAACTGCTTTTTGCCGGGGGGGTAGGGCTGTTCCTGATAGTAGTCATTTTGACCGTGCCATTGCCGTTTCTCAAGTTTCAGTTCAACCTCTTGGAACGCCTTGCCGCCAGCCGCGAAGTAAACGTGCGCTTCTACTACTGGTTGATTGCGTTGGAAATGTTGCGAGCCAAGCCGTGGTTTGGCGTCGGTTATGGCCAATACAACGTGTTGTTTTGGAATTACGTGGATTTCCTGCAAAGTCGCAAGGGCAGCGAAGTCTACCAATATATTCTTGCTGAGCAGATTCGGGGAGTCTCGCCGGGTTACGTACACAACGATTGGCTTCAGTTTGCGACAGAAAGCGGGGTCGTTGGTTTAGCTGTATGGTGCGCTTTGTGGGCAGCGCTACTTGCCCAGTCGTGGGAAACAGCTCGAAGAGCTGCCAATAAACCTCGCGTGCACCTTATGGCTGCAACGTTTTTGGCGTCCTTTGCGGTGATCGGGTTAGACGGCCTGTTTAACTTCCCCCTCCACATTCCAGTCAGCATGTTTTTCTTCTGGCTGAGTTTAGGTGTATGGATTGTGTTTCGGGCCCAGGTCGGGCAAGAACATCAGTTTCTGGTGGTCACGGAGGAACCCCGCACTGTTCAAATCGAAGCCCTGCGAGATGTGCCACGGATTGGGCAGTCCAAACCACGTGTTCGCCTAAAACGCGTCAAGCGCTGA
- a CDS encoding Single-stranded DNA-binding protein yields MLSINKVMVTGRLTRDVEIRYLPSGNPVVNFSIAVNRRYLDPKTNEWRDETTFLDVEAWGKLAERCGEVLKKGRPVYVEGRLRQDTWERDNQKQSRIRIVAERVAPFDVPSRVEGEPSADLGEPAEGPSKPAGGTPPSSAPSNGLDFSASNNVEDDIPF; encoded by the coding sequence ATGCTTTCGATCAATAAAGTAATGGTGACGGGGCGCCTCACCCGCGATGTGGAGATTCGCTATCTCCCCTCGGGCAACCCTGTGGTGAACTTTTCAATCGCCGTAAATCGGCGGTATCTGGACCCGAAAACGAATGAGTGGCGCGACGAAACTACCTTTCTTGACGTGGAAGCGTGGGGCAAGCTCGCGGAACGCTGCGGCGAGGTCCTGAAAAAAGGTCGTCCGGTTTACGTCGAGGGGCGCCTTCGCCAAGATACATGGGAGCGCGACAATCAAAAACAGTCGAGGATCCGTATCGTGGCGGAGCGGGTGGCCCCGTTCGATGTTCCTTCACGTGTTGAGGGAGAGCCGAGCGCGGATTTAGGCGAACCCGCGGAAGGGCCAAGTAAGCCCGCCGGGGGTACCCCGCCGTCCAGTGCGCCCTCGAATGGACTCGATTTCTCGGCGTCAAACAACGTCGAGGACGATATTCCATTCTAA
- a CDS encoding ribosomal protein S18p, whose translation MAEEMTPTPEQPEQEAAPEAAATASAEATEAARRPAAPGARRFARRKVCAFCADGIDWVDYKDAKRLRKFITERGKILPRRISGACAAHQRMLTTAIKRARIIALLPFKAD comes from the coding sequence ATGGCAGAAGAAATGACACCAACCCCAGAGCAACCGGAACAGGAAGCTGCTCCGGAAGCCGCTGCAACTGCGTCCGCCGAGGCGACGGAAGCGGCGCGTCGTCCCGCTGCGCCAGGCGCTCGTCGTTTTGCACGGCGCAAGGTCTGCGCGTTTTGCGCGGACGGCATTGATTGGGTAGACTACAAAGACGCAAAGCGTTTGCGCAAATTTATTACCGAGCGTGGGAAAATCCTTCCACGCCGGATTTCCGGGGCGTGTGCAGCGCATCAGCGCATGCTCACTACCGCGATTAAGCGGGCACGGATCATCGCCTTGCTTCCCTTCAAGGCGGACTAA
- a CDS encoding Epoxyqueuosine (oQ) reductase QueG, translated as MISRDEGRASYGTPASWIPIRLGKTSMGANHDIHWPTWKAELVRVAQQAGFFAVRVANVTLGQEICDHYARWIANSYHGEMTYMEHTAQLRLNVQRWLPWAQSVLVFAADYYPREPQAACRPESTAETVRISKYAVGEDYHHVLRRRLEIICEWLGTHFPEAQWQICIDSSPLLERAYAVAAGIGFWGRNTMVITPRHGSYYFLGCLVTSVALPPDPPVWGTCGSCTRCMDACPTQAFVAPYVLNARRCISYLSIEKRTPLSPTERRLLGEWVFGCDICQDVCPYNKRPPVTPFPEFREGRIVREWEPTSTFISPRSNREFTRRLAHSPILRPGRRRILERVEAVVENLRRRTKLSQDAPASNQLRSDDSSAGE; from the coding sequence TTGATCTCACGAGATGAAGGACGGGCGTCCTACGGAACGCCAGCTTCGTGGATTCCTATCAGATTAGGCAAAACATCGATGGGTGCAAATCACGACATTCATTGGCCTACATGGAAGGCTGAGCTTGTTCGCGTAGCTCAACAAGCCGGTTTTTTCGCCGTACGCGTTGCGAACGTAACCCTTGGGCAAGAAATCTGCGACCACTATGCCCGGTGGATCGCGAACAGCTATCACGGCGAGATGACCTACATGGAGCACACGGCTCAACTCCGATTAAATGTGCAACGATGGCTTCCGTGGGCCCAAAGCGTGTTGGTGTTTGCAGCGGACTACTATCCTCGTGAACCTCAAGCGGCTTGCCGTCCCGAATCTACCGCAGAGACAGTCCGCATTTCAAAATATGCGGTGGGCGAGGATTATCACCACGTGCTACGCCGCCGACTTGAAATCATCTGCGAATGGCTCGGCACCCACTTCCCCGAGGCACAGTGGCAGATCTGTATTGATTCCTCGCCTCTTCTTGAGCGGGCCTACGCGGTAGCTGCGGGAATTGGTTTTTGGGGGCGAAACACCATGGTGATCACCCCACGTCATGGTTCATATTATTTCTTGGGGTGCCTTGTGACGAGCGTGGCCCTTCCGCCCGATCCCCCCGTCTGGGGCACATGTGGCTCGTGCACTCGCTGCATGGATGCATGTCCGACCCAAGCCTTCGTCGCTCCTTATGTGCTCAACGCGCGGCGTTGCATTTCGTACCTCTCCATTGAAAAGCGAACTCCACTCTCCCCCACGGAACGACGGCTTTTGGGTGAATGGGTTTTTGGTTGCGACATTTGCCAAGACGTTTGCCCGTACAATAAACGACCGCCGGTCACTCCATTTCCCGAGTTCCGTGAGGGGCGCATTGTTCGCGAATGGGAACCCACGTCTACGTTTATTTCGCCGCGTTCGAACCGTGAATTTACACGGCGATTGGCGCACAGCCCTATTCTTAGGCCGGGACGCCGTCGCATCTTGGAACGTGTAGAAGCTGTCGTTGAGAATCTCAGGCGTAGGACAAAACTCTCGCAAGACGCTCCGGCTTCAAATCAACTTCGCTCTGATGACTCCTCTGCCGGGGAATAG